Part of the Natrinema caseinilyticum genome is shown below.
ACCACGGCCTCGCACGTGACGATGTTCGTGGACCCCACTGCGGTCCTCAACGGCCTCTCGAGGGCCCTGTTGTTGTTCCTCATCGCGTCGGGGCTCTCGCTCATCTTCGGATTGATGGGCGTGGTGAATTTCGCCCACGGCGCTTTTTACGCACTCGGGGGGTACCTCGGGGTCTTCGTTTTCGGATTCTCCGAGAGTTTCCTCGTGGCGTTGTTCATCGCGCCGTTCCTCGTGGCTCTGGTGGGAATCCTTACCGAGTCGACGACCATTCGGCCGCTGTACGACCGCGACCCAATTTATCAGGTGTTGCTGACGTTCGGCGTGTCCATCATCCTCGACGAGCTCATCAAACTCGTCTGGGGGTCGTCACCGCTGAGCCTCGGAGCACCGGAGGCCCTGGGCGGCGTCTCGGAGCTCGGATTCATCTCCTATCCCACGTATCGGGTGTTCATCATCGGCTTCGGCCTGTTGATGGCGCTCGGTCTGTGGTTGTTCATCCAGCGCACCAGGGTGGGCATCATCATCCGAGCCGGAACGCTCGACAGCGAGATGGTGGAGGCGATGGGCATCAACGTACAGCGTGTGTTTACCGGAATGTTCGGGCTGGGCGTCGGGCTAGCCGCTGTTGGCGGGGTTGTCGCCAGTCCACTGCTGGGCGTGTACCCAACGATGGGCACCGAGATACTCATCGAAGCGTTCCTGGTGGTCGTACTCGGTGGCCTCGGAAGCGTCCGCGGGGCGCTGCTCGGTGCACTCATCATCGGCATGGCCCAGGGAATCGGGGCCTACTACATCAGTAGTTTCGTCGGCTTGTTGTTGTTCGTGATTATGATCGCGGTCTTACTGATCCGACCGTACGGTTTGCTCGGCCACTCGGGCATCGCGGAGCACTGACCATGAACGAAGGAAATATCCCACAATCTGTCGCGAAAGATGGTGGCATCGTCGCCGAACTTCGATCGTCGCCGTGGAAACTCGGCATCGTTGCGGTGCTGATCGCGTTCCCGTTCGTCGTAACCAGCGCGTTCATCGACGCCGGATTCTGGCTCCTGTTCGCCATCGAGGTGTTCGTGTTCGGGATCGCCGTGTTGAGTTACGACCTCATGTTCGGTTACACTGGCCTGCTTACGTTCGGCCACGCCCTCTTCTTCGGGGGCGGGGCCTACGGCATCGCCATCATGGCACACGTCTACGACCTGACCTACCTCGAGGCGTTTCCCGTCGTCTTGGTTCTCCTGTTCGTCCTAGGCCTGGTCGTCGGCGTCGCCGCGTTGCAACTGTCTGGCGTGTACTTCGCCATCATCACGCTCGCGTTCGCGCAACTCGCACACGAGCTCATCTTGCAATTCAACGGCATCACCGGCGGCGTCAACGGCATCTATAGCATTACCATTCCGGACGTGGCCGGGTTCAGTCTCACCGAACCGATCGTCACGTATTACGTGACGCTCGCGGCCTGTTTCGCCGTGTACCTCGCGCTGCGACGGGTCACCGCCTCACCGTTCGGACGGGTCATTCAGGGCATCCGAGAAAACGAAGAGCGCATCGAGATGCTCGGAATCAACACCTTCCGATACAAATTGTCATCGTTCGTGCTCGCCGGTGTCATCGGTGGCTTCGCCGGGATGCTCTACCCGCTTTTCATCACGTTCGTCAGTCCACCGCTCGCCAACTGGACGACGACGGGTGACCTCCTGATGATGACGCTCATCGGTGGCTTCGGCACTCTCTGGGGGCCGCTTCTCGGAACCGGCTTCTACGTCCTTCTCGAGACGGTTCTCAGCGGCGTCATCGAACAGTGGCGCCTGTTGATGGGAGTCATCTTCGTCCTGTTCGTCCTGTTCTTACCGTCGGGGATCGCCGGACTGCTTCAGGGCGAGCTGTCCACCGCCGCAGCGCAGCTTCGAACTATGATACCGGGCGGATCCGACGACGCATCGTTAGATATGGAACGAAACCTGAATCCGGAGGAAGAGGAACATGAGTGAGACGGTACTCGCTTGCGAGAACGTTACGAAAGAGTTCGGCGCGATCGTCGCGTCCGACCGGGTCACCTTCGAAATTCCCGAAGGGCATACGAAAGGGCTTATCGGCCCCAACGGCGCCGGGAAGACGACACTGCTCAACTGCATCAGTGGTGTATACGACGTCACCGACGGAAAAGTCCGGTTCAACGGAGAAAACGTCACCAACGTTTCGCCCGACGAAATGGCCCGTCGGGGGCTCGCACGTACCTTCCAGATAACGAACTTGTTCGATGGATTCTCCGTCTTCGAGAACCTCCGATTAGCCGGTCAGATCGCCTCTGGAGGCAATTTCAACGCCTGGAATCGGTACACTGCTTTCGACGATCCCATCGAGCGTGCCTCGGAGGTAATCGACGAGATCGGCCTCTCCGAGAAAGCCGACGCTTCCGTTCACGACCTGTCCCACGGCGAGAAACGACAGGTCGAGTTCGGCATGGTGATGGTCGTCGACCCCAATCTCATCCTGCTGGACGAACCGAGCGCCGGGATGGCGAGAGACGAGATCGGAACGATCACCGACCTCATCAAGGACCTGAAAGACGAGTACGCGATGATTCTGGTCGAACACAATCTCGATATGGTCATGGATCTCTCCGATTCGATCATGGTACTCGACAACGGACAGCTCATAGCGGACGACCGACCGGCCGAGATCCGAGAAGACAAACGCGTCCGTGAGGCGTATCTCGGCACGGAAGCTGACGCAGCCGAACTCGGAGGGTCACGATGACGGCTCCGCTGCTCGAACTCGACAGGATCAACACGGCATACGGAGACAGCCACGTCCTCCACGACGTGTCGCTGTCGGTCGACGACGACGAGGTTGTCGCCCTCCTCGGCCGCAACGGTGCGGGGAAGACGACGACGTTACGCTCTATCATCGGCATCCAGCGGCCGTTCAGCGGTGCCGTGCAGTTCCGCGGCGAGGACATCACCGACGAGGAGACCTACGATACGGCCGGTCGAGGCATCAAGTACGTCCCCGAAGAGCGTCGAGTGTTCGATACGCTAACCGTCGAGGAACATATTCGGATGGCTGTCCAATCCGATTTCCGCTCGTTTGCGGAGGAACGCGAACGCGTTTTCGGCGTCTTCCCGGAATTGGAGGAATTCAGCGACACGCAGGCACGCAACCTCAGTGGTGGCCAACAACAGATGTTGGCTATCGCACGGGCGCTCATCGGCCCAACGGAGTTGCTGATGCTCGACGAACCGTTCGAAGGGCTTGCACCGAAGATTATACAGACCATCCAGGAGACCATCATGGAACTCAAAGAGAACAACACCATCCTGATGGTCGAACAGAATTTCCCGATGGCTCGCGTCGTTGCTGACCGCTACTACATACTCGACCATGGAAGCGTCGTCAGTAGCGGTCCGATCGAGAAACTCGACGAGAACGACCAACTGAAAGAGAAATACCTCGGCGTGACCTGACGGTTTCGGTCACGGACGGGGACCGGCCGTCCGGCGACCGGGCCGTTGGACGTCTATTACGGTCCCTGTCGCTGGTGCGTTCTCCCTGTCGCTGGTGCGTTCTTCCTTTCGCTGATACTCTCACTCTCGTGTGGATGTTTCAATGCATCGGCGTATCGTCTCGCTCGCACACTACGCCAATCGAGACAGAACCGGTCCCAGCACAGCGCTTCCGATGAGACCCCGAGCATGAGGACTGCGGCAAATTCACACGTTTAGACTGCTCCAGTGGATGAAAGGGAAGATCGTCCCGTCGTGTTCGGCAGACAAATCGGCCTCACTGCGAGTCCCCTCGAGAAAAACATCAGCGACAGGAACACGATACACGAGGCCGAGCGAATGACTACGATGGGGTCGTCGACAACGCCACGATACAATTACGAGCGCCACGTTCCCGAACACCGCACCCTATTTCGAATACGTCGTCACCACCTACAGGGCGAGTACTGCGCCGGGCCCTCCGCTAGGTCAGAGTCAGAACGATCGTACGGAGACGGGCTGAAATCCTTCGACCTGGAACAGGCTGAAGATTATCGATCATGGTCGACTCTCGACTGGAATCCGGAGAACCCGCTGGGGTGTACACAAGAGCGGGATCACTATCAGAAGTGAAGAAGGTTCGTCGAGGTTGATCCGTTTCTGCTTTCAGAATGGAGGCAACGCCAGGATTCGAGATTGAGAAATGGATACACTTCGATAGAGGGGTGTCATTGTTCTCAGTATTTGAAAAAACACATCGATAGAGGGGGGTGTTCGTATCGAATCGCACTCGAGACGGCGGTGAGAAATCACAACCCGGCGGTCAGTACCAGAACGTAATTACCGACGGCTATCCGACCCGAGCACACTTCGATAGAGGTGTGTGATGGATCAGTTGGAGGGTGTGTGATGGATCAGTTGGAGGGTGTGTGATGGATCAGTTGGAGGGTGTGTGATGGATCAGTTGGAGGGTGTGTGATGGATCAGTTGGAGGGTGTGTGATGGATCAGTTGGAGGGTGTGATGGGTCCGTTCGAGGGTGTCTGATGACCACCCGCCATCTCCCACAACCATATCTGATGGTCGATATCTGAGACGACGGTGTGATCGACTCGGGAATCACTGGTGTGGAGTCCATCGGGTCGGAGACGAAAGGCTGATCGAATTGTTTCAGTCAGACCACCATTCGGCTGTGTCTGAGCCGCTATTCGTCTCGAACGGGGCCTGAACGGAAGACGTCGACCTGGCGTACACTTCGATAGCAGTGAGTCGTCGACGCACGAAGATGGGTACTGATTGTCGAGGCGACTGCCACGGAATTTGACTCCGATCGGCTTAGGTTTCGTCCCTAATCTGTGCTTTTACCACACTCGAAACCTCACTCGGAGAGACGACATCGATACGCGAATCCTCGCGCAGCGTTTCGAGGATTGTCTCAGGTCGTTCGCCGAACTGGAACTCGAGGAACATCCCGGAACTCGGCCCGTGGCTCCGACGCTCGAAATCGACCAGCGAGTACGTCGTCATCTCCTTCATCTTGTTTACGTACGTCTCCTGGTGATACTGCTCGGCGTCGATCGCGTCAGTGAGGAACTGGTAGACACGATACCCGGTCGTACTGCGAGCAGCTTCGTCGTCCGTCTCGGCCGCGACGGCAGCAGTCGCATAGAGACACAGTTTCTTCTGTGTGCTGATACCGCGAACGACCTCGAGGACACGGTTCTTCTCGACTTTGTCCTGTGCCTGACGGACGTGGACCTCGCGCACGTTATCGTCCCCTTCCCGTTCTGCGAGTTCGCCTGCGACGCGCATGAGATCGATCGCTTTCCGCGCATCACCGTGTGTTTGGGCCGCAAATGCAGCTGCCAAGGGGATGACATCGTCGTCGAGAACGTTTTCGTAGAACGCGTCCTGGCGCCGGCGGAGAATCGACTGTAGCTGATTGGCGTCGTAATCGTCGAAGTGAACGTCTTCCGGCGTGAACGAACTCAGAGCACGGCTTCCCACGGATTCCATCATTTTCGTATCGTTGGAGATCGCAACGACGGATATGTGAGCGGTGAGTTCGTTATTGGCACCAGCTCGCGATAGTTGATAGAGAAGCCGAGAGAACGCCGGCTCTTGCTTGTCTCGGCGGCCAACGAGCATATCGAGTTCGTCGAGGACGAAGACCGCAGAATCGAAATTTTCGTTGACGATACGATAGAGTTCGTCCCACTTTTCCTTCGTTGCGACGCCGTGTTTCGGAACCTCTACTTCGACGTGCGCCTCGTCGGCAGCACAATTTGCCAGTTCGTAGACAGCGACTCCAAGAGTATCAAGGTCCTGGCAATTTACTTCGATTGTCCCAAATCGAATATCTCGTGTTTCGCAGATCTCACTGATATTCTTACAGACAGCTTTAGTGATGAGCGATTTTCCGGTCCCCGACGGACCGTAGAGAAAGAGATTCGGCGGCCGATTGTCACCGAGTGCAACTCGAAGCATTTTGGTCACTTCCTGGAGTTGTCTGTCCCGACCGACGATTCTATCCTCTTCGACGATATGATTCGGATCGAGCAGCGATCGGTCGCGAATGAGCCCCTCTTGTTGATCGAACTCCAATAACATATCCTCGATCGATTGCGAATCATCGGCCGCTTCCGATTCGTTCGAGGCGGCCGCTTCCGATTCGTTCGTGGAGAAAGATTCCAGCCCC
Proteins encoded:
- a CDS encoding ABC transporter ATP-binding protein, with the translated sequence MSETVLACENVTKEFGAIVASDRVTFEIPEGHTKGLIGPNGAGKTTLLNCISGVYDVTDGKVRFNGENVTNVSPDEMARRGLARTFQITNLFDGFSVFENLRLAGQIASGGNFNAWNRYTAFDDPIERASEVIDEIGLSEKADASVHDLSHGEKRQVEFGMVMVVDPNLILLDEPSAGMARDEIGTITDLIKDLKDEYAMILVEHNLDMVMDLSDSIMVLDNGQLIADDRPAEIREDKRVREAYLGTEADAAELGGSR
- a CDS encoding orc1/cdc6 family replication initiation protein, whose amino-acid sequence is MLLEFDQQEGLIRDRSLLDPNHIVEEDRIVGRDRQLQEVTKMLRVALGDNRPPNLFLYGPSGTGKSLITKAVCKNISEICETRDIRFGTIEVNCQDLDTLGVAVYELANCAADEAHVEVEVPKHGVATKEKWDELYRIVNENFDSAVFVLDELDMLVGRRDKQEPAFSRLLYQLSRAGANNELTAHISVVAISNDTKMMESVGSRALSSFTPEDVHFDDYDANQLQSILRRRQDAFYENVLDDDVIPLAAAFAAQTHGDARKAIDLMRVAGELAEREGDDNVREVHVRQAQDKVEKNRVLEVVRGISTQKKLCLYATAAVAAETDDEAARSTTGYRVYQFLTDAIDAEQYHQETYVNKMKEMTTYSLVDFERRSHGPSSGMFLEFQFGERPETILETLREDSRIDVVSPSEVSSVVKAQIRDET
- a CDS encoding ABC transporter ATP-binding protein, translated to MTAPLLELDRINTAYGDSHVLHDVSLSVDDDEVVALLGRNGAGKTTTLRSIIGIQRPFSGAVQFRGEDITDEETYDTAGRGIKYVPEERRVFDTLTVEEHIRMAVQSDFRSFAEERERVFGVFPELEEFSDTQARNLSGGQQQMLAIARALIGPTELLMLDEPFEGLAPKIIQTIQETIMELKENNTILMVEQNFPMARVVADRYYILDHGSVVSSGPIEKLDENDQLKEKYLGVT
- a CDS encoding branched-chain amino acid ABC transporter permease, which gives rise to MNEGNIPQSVAKDGGIVAELRSSPWKLGIVAVLIAFPFVVTSAFIDAGFWLLFAIEVFVFGIAVLSYDLMFGYTGLLTFGHALFFGGGAYGIAIMAHVYDLTYLEAFPVVLVLLFVLGLVVGVAALQLSGVYFAIITLAFAQLAHELILQFNGITGGVNGIYSITIPDVAGFSLTEPIVTYYVTLAACFAVYLALRRVTASPFGRVIQGIRENEERIEMLGINTFRYKLSSFVLAGVIGGFAGMLYPLFITFVSPPLANWTTTGDLLMMTLIGGFGTLWGPLLGTGFYVLLETVLSGVIEQWRLLMGVIFVLFVLFLPSGIAGLLQGELSTAAAQLRTMIPGGSDDASLDMERNLNPEEEEHE
- a CDS encoding branched-chain amino acid ABC transporter permease → MVLTMVADLTTASHVTMFVDPTAVLNGLSRALLLFLIASGLSLIFGLMGVVNFAHGAFYALGGYLGVFVFGFSESFLVALFIAPFLVALVGILTESTTIRPLYDRDPIYQVLLTFGVSIILDELIKLVWGSSPLSLGAPEALGGVSELGFISYPTYRVFIIGFGLLMALGLWLFIQRTRVGIIIRAGTLDSEMVEAMGINVQRVFTGMFGLGVGLAAVGGVVASPLLGVYPTMGTEILIEAFLVVVLGGLGSVRGALLGALIIGMAQGIGAYYISSFVGLLLFVIMIAVLLIRPYGLLGHSGIAEH